From one Lotus japonicus ecotype B-129 chromosome 3, LjGifu_v1.2 genomic stretch:
- the LOC130745817 gene encoding DEAD-box ATP-dependent RNA helicase 15 yields MGELKDTEAYEEELIDYEEEDEKAPDSAKPAAETAKKGYVGIHSSGFRDFLLKPELLRAIVDSGFEHPSEVQHECIPQAILGMDVICQAKSGMGKTAVFVLSSLQQIDPVPGQVAALVLCHTRELAYQICHEFERFSTYLPDIKVAVFYGGVNIKVHKELLKNECPHIVVGTPGRILALTRDKDLGLKNVRHFILDECDKMLESLDMRRDVQEIFKLTPHDKQVMMFSATLSKEIRPVCKKFMQDPMEIYVDDEAKLTLHGLVQHYIKLQDSEKNRKLNDLLDALDFNQVVIFVKSVSRAAELNKLLVECNFPSICIHSGMSQEERLKRYKGFKEGKQRILVATDLVGRGIDIERVNIVINYDMPDSADTYLHRVGRAGRFGTKGLAITFVSSSGDSEVLNQVQSRFEVDIKELPEQIDTATYMPN; encoded by the exons ATGGGTGAATTGAAAGACACTGAGGCTTACGAGGAAGAACTCATCGAttatgaggaagaagatgaaaaagcCCCTGATTCTGCCAAGCCCGCGGCTGAAACAGCCAAAAA GGGTTATGTTGGTATACATAGTTCGGGATTTCGCGACTTCCTGTTGAAACCAGAGCTTCTTCGAGCTATTGTAGATTCTGGATTTGAGCATCCTTCAGAAG TGCAACATGAATGCATCCCTCAAGCAATTTTAGGAATGGATGTTATCTGCCAAGCAAAATCTGGGATGGGAAAGACTGCTGTGTTTGTTCTGTCATCACTTCAGCAAATTGATCCTGTTCCTGGTCAAGTTGCGGCCCTTGTTCTTTGCCACACGAGGGAACTAGCTTATCAG ATTTGCCATGAATTTGAGAGGTTCAGCACATATCTTCCTGATATAAAAGTTGCTGTTTTCTATGGAGGTGTCAATATCAAGGTTCACAAAGAATTGCTCAAGAATGAATGTCCCCATATTGTTGTTGGAACACCTGGGAGGATTCTTGCTCTGACTAGAGACAAGGACCTTGGTTTGAAGAATGTGAGGCATTTTATACTTGATGAGTGCGACAAGATGCTTGAATCACTTG ATATGAGAAGAGATGTGCAAGAGATTTTCAAATTGACTCCCCATGATAAACAAGTGATGATGTTTTCAGCTACACTCAGCAAAGAGATACGACCTGTTTGCAAGAAGTTTATGCAAGat CCCATGgaaatatatgttgatgatgagGCCAAGTTGACCCTCCATGGTCTTGTTCAG CACTATATCAAATTGCAAGATTCAGAGAAGAATCGTAAGTTGAATGATCTTCTTGATGCTCTTGACTTCAACCAAGTTGTTATTTTTGTCAAGAGTGTAAGCAGAGCAGCAGAATTGAACAAGTTGCTTGTGGAGTGTAATTTCCCGTCAATCTGCATACATTCTGGAATGTCACAGGAAGAAAG GTTGAAACGATACAAAGGTTTCAAAGAGGGGAAGCAAAGGATTCTTGTGGCAACAGATTTAGTAGGAAGGGGGATTGATATAGAACGTGTTAATATAGTCATAAACTATGACATGCCTGATTCTGCTGATACTTATCTACACAGG GTTGGAAGAGCTGGCAGATTTGGGACCAAGGGGCTTGCAATTACTTTTGTGTCTTCTTCCGGTGATTCTGAAGTTCTTAATCAG GTGCAATCTCGGTTTGAGGTTGATATAAAGGAGCTTCCTGAACAAATTGACACTGCCACATATA TGCCAAACTGA
- the LOC130745818 gene encoding O-fucosyltransferase 13 isoform X2, whose amino-acid sequence MRRDFCDGVGIARLLNATLVLPKFEVASYWNETSGFADVYDVDYFIQQMNGFVKVIKELPPEIASKEPVQVDCSKRKGQFDYVESVLPSLLKHKYISITPAMSQRRDRYPLYAKASLCQACYKALRLTRVLEMKASKLLDAIPKPFLSLHLRFEPDMVAYSQCQYPGLSPASIKAIEAAQVDRKPWTGDLARIWRQRGKCPLTPNETALILQALSISPTTNIYLAAGDGLMEIEGLTDTYTKIYTKSSLLSGEDFTSMHGNTKAALDYYISINSDSYIATYFGNMDKMVAAMRAFKGLYKTMFLSRKGFAELTSRGLRGKELMQALWKVHRDEFVMGRGSALPECFCEFKL is encoded by the exons ATGCGAAGAGAT TTTTGTGATGGTGTGGGCATTGCTCGTCTGTTAAATGCAACTCTTGTCCTGCCGAAGTTTGAAGTAGCTTCATATTGGAATGAAACAAG TGGTTTTGCGGATGTATATGATGTAGACTACTTCATTCAGCAGATGAATGGCTTTGTCAAAGTCATAAAAGAGTTGCCCCCTGAGATTGCATCAAAAGAACCCGTTCAAGTGGACTGTAGCAAACGGAAAGGTCAATTTGATTATGTAGAAAGCGTTCTTCCATCTCTGTTGAAACACAAATACATTTCCATCACACCAGCAATGTCCCAAAGAAGGGACAG ATACCCTTTGTATGCAAAAGCTTCTCTCTGTCAAGCTTGTTACAAGGCATTACGTCTCACCAGAGTGTTGGAAATGAAAGCCTCTAAGCTTCTAGATGCAATACctaaaccctttttgtcgcttCATCTTCGTTTTGAGCCTGACATGGTTGCATACAGCCAGTGCCAATACCCAGGCCTTTCGCCTGCTTCCATCAAAGCCATAGAAGCAGCACAAGTGGACAGAAAACCATGGACTGGTGACTTAGCCCGCATATGGAGACAGCGGGGGAAATGTCCCCTTACACCTAATGAGACAGCTTTAATACTTCAAGCTCTTTCCATCTCACCAACCACAAATATATACTTGGCTGCTGGAGATGGTTTGATGGAAATTGAAGGGTTAACAGATACTTACACGAAAATATATACCAAGTCTAGTCTTCTCAGTGGGGAAGACTTCACTAGCATGCATGGCAATACAAAAGCTGCTTTGGATTATTATATATCTATTAATAGTGATTCCTACATAGCTACATATTTTGGAAACATGGACAAGATGGTTGCAGCAATGAGAGCTTTCAAAGGGTTGTACAAAACTATGTTTTTGAGTAGAAAAGGCTTTGCAGAATTAACTTCACGGGGTCTCAGGGGGAAGGAATTGATGCAAGCCCTATGGAAGGTTCACAGAGATGAGTTTGTCATGGGAAGAGGCTCTGCTCTGCCCGAGTGTTTTTGCGAATTCAAGTTGTGA
- the LOC130745818 gene encoding O-fucosyltransferase 13 isoform X1, with protein sequence MVVFSVKPFFSILVVSLSLLFLLAFLSPPSPFSLNQISREPSLGEVDIWSVRRLMEWRPCNWWLQGPQTALPLETNGYIRVDCYGGLNQMRRDFCDGVGIARLLNATLVLPKFEVASYWNETSGFADVYDVDYFIQQMNGFVKVIKELPPEIASKEPVQVDCSKRKGQFDYVESVLPSLLKHKYISITPAMSQRRDRYPLYAKASLCQACYKALRLTRVLEMKASKLLDAIPKPFLSLHLRFEPDMVAYSQCQYPGLSPASIKAIEAAQVDRKPWTGDLARIWRQRGKCPLTPNETALILQALSISPTTNIYLAAGDGLMEIEGLTDTYTKIYTKSSLLSGEDFTSMHGNTKAALDYYISINSDSYIATYFGNMDKMVAAMRAFKGLYKTMFLSRKGFAELTSRGLRGKELMQALWKVHRDEFVMGRGSALPECFCEFKL encoded by the exons ATGGTCGTTTTCTCTGTGAAACCCTTTTTCAGCATTCTCGTCGTCTCGCTCTCTCTCCTCTTCCTTCTCGCATTTCTATCGCCTCCTTCCCCTTTCTCCCTGAATCAGATTTCTCGGGAACCCTCACT AGGAGAGGTGGATATATGGAGTGTTCGGAGACTCATGGAATGGAGACCTTGCAATTGGTGGCTACAAGGGCCTCAAACAG CTCTTCCATTAGAGACCAATGGATATATCAGAGTGGATTGCTACGGGGGACTCAACCAGATGCGAAGAGAT TTTTGTGATGGTGTGGGCATTGCTCGTCTGTTAAATGCAACTCTTGTCCTGCCGAAGTTTGAAGTAGCTTCATATTGGAATGAAACAAG TGGTTTTGCGGATGTATATGATGTAGACTACTTCATTCAGCAGATGAATGGCTTTGTCAAAGTCATAAAAGAGTTGCCCCCTGAGATTGCATCAAAAGAACCCGTTCAAGTGGACTGTAGCAAACGGAAAGGTCAATTTGATTATGTAGAAAGCGTTCTTCCATCTCTGTTGAAACACAAATACATTTCCATCACACCAGCAATGTCCCAAAGAAGGGACAG ATACCCTTTGTATGCAAAAGCTTCTCTCTGTCAAGCTTGTTACAAGGCATTACGTCTCACCAGAGTGTTGGAAATGAAAGCCTCTAAGCTTCTAGATGCAATACctaaaccctttttgtcgcttCATCTTCGTTTTGAGCCTGACATGGTTGCATACAGCCAGTGCCAATACCCAGGCCTTTCGCCTGCTTCCATCAAAGCCATAGAAGCAGCACAAGTGGACAGAAAACCATGGACTGGTGACTTAGCCCGCATATGGAGACAGCGGGGGAAATGTCCCCTTACACCTAATGAGACAGCTTTAATACTTCAAGCTCTTTCCATCTCACCAACCACAAATATATACTTGGCTGCTGGAGATGGTTTGATGGAAATTGAAGGGTTAACAGATACTTACACGAAAATATATACCAAGTCTAGTCTTCTCAGTGGGGAAGACTTCACTAGCATGCATGGCAATACAAAAGCTGCTTTGGATTATTATATATCTATTAATAGTGATTCCTACATAGCTACATATTTTGGAAACATGGACAAGATGGTTGCAGCAATGAGAGCTTTCAAAGGGTTGTACAAAACTATGTTTTTGAGTAGAAAAGGCTTTGCAGAATTAACTTCACGGGGTCTCAGGGGGAAGGAATTGATGCAAGCCCTATGGAAGGTTCACAGAGATGAGTTTGTCATGGGAAGAGGCTCTGCTCTGCCCGAGTGTTTTTGCGAATTCAAGTTGTGA
- the LOC130745819 gene encoding uncharacterized protein At2g34160-like, which produces MEAITEAVNNIDISDSYKKNRIQVSNTKKPLFFYVNLAKRYMQQHNDVELSALGMAIATVVTVAEILKNNGLAVEKKITTSTVEIKDDSRIRPVQKAKIEILLGKTANFDELMAAAAATAAAEDGENGDVEEDTA; this is translated from the exons ATGGAAGCAATCACGGAGGCAGTGAACAACATCGACATCTCCGATTCTTACAAGAAGAATCGCATTCAGGTTTCCAACACCAAGAAGCCCCTCTTCTTCTACGTCAATCTCGCCAAG AGGTACATGCAACAGCACAATGATGTTGAGCTCTCAGCACTTGGAATGG CTATTGCCACTGTGGTTACTGTTGCTGAAATTCTGAAAAACAATGGGCTTGCTGTTGAAAAGA AAATCACAACTTCAACTGTTGAGATAAAGGATGATTCTAGAATTAGACCTGTCCAAAAGGCCAAG ATTGAAATATTGCTTGGGAAGACCGCAAACTTTGATGAGTTGATGGCTGCTGCTGCGGCTACAGCTGCTGCTGAAGATGGTGAAAATGGAGATGTTGAAGAGGACACTGCTTGA
- the LOC130745822 gene encoding glyoxylase I 4: protein MKDSVGNPLHLKSVNHISLICRSVEESMAFYQDVLGFFPIRRPGSFDFDGAWLFGYGIGIHLLEAENPEKLPRKKEINPKDNHISFQCESMGAVEKKLKDMEIAYVRATVEEGGIQVDQLFFHDPDGFMIEICNCDSLPVIPLAGELARSCSRLNLQTMQNQPQQQIHKMVQ from the exons ATGAAGGACAGTGTGGGAAACCCTTTGCATCTCAAGTCTGTGAACCATATCTCCCTCATATGCAGATCAGTGGAAGAATCAATGGCTTTCTACCAGGATGTTCTTGGTTTTTTCCCAATCAGGAGGCCAGGCTCTTTTGATTTTGATGGGGCATG GCTATTTGGGTACGGTATTGGAATTCATTTGCTAGAAGCAGAGAACCCTGAGAAATTGCccaggaagaaggaaattaATCCAAAGGATAATCACATATCTTTCCAG TGTGAGAGCATGGGGGCAGtggagaagaagctgaaggacATGGAGATCGCTTACGTGCGAGCGACGGTGGAGGAAGGCGGGATTCAGGTGGATCAGCTGTTTTTCCATGACCCTGATGGGTTTATGATTGAGATATGCAACTGTGATAGCCTCCCTGTGATCCCATTAGCGGGTGAACTTGCAAGATCATGCTCTCGTTTGAACCTTCAGACCATGCAGAATCAGCCGCAGCAGCAGATACACAAAATGGTCCAGTAA